In Kryptolebias marmoratus isolate JLee-2015 linkage group LG20, ASM164957v2, whole genome shotgun sequence, a genomic segment contains:
- the si:dkeyp-13a3.10 gene encoding uncharacterized protein si:dkeyp-13a3.10 encodes MHFCVALLFVISCHFSEGVPLLYVEATVVQIQQRGVMHVTEQVLVNGVPLSQPSEEVKSTVQSMSAGTLLLAVSINQTSALRHQTILRSQECIQEGPRLRWTDRMFYDGKVYLSLEHNDTWTAHVPQAVALKALLDEQVERTRAERIRLQEGCTQLMKNLKLSEEQSVSSFPWHLILIPVISLAFLGITLAAFVISKTKDLRHPGGVIGSIIHYPPKSEDEVFEGYSELQ; translated from the exons ATGCATTTCTGCGTGGctcttttatttgtgatttcGTGTCACTTTTCGGAAGGTGTTCCGCTTCTGTATGTAG aagCCACCGTTGTGCAGATTCAGCAGCGGGGAGTGATGCATGTCACCGAACAAGTCCTGGTCAACGGAGTTCCTCTCTCACAGCCAAGCGAGGAGGTTAAAAGCACTGTTCAGAGCATGTCAGCCGGCACTCTCCTGCTAGCTGTGAGCATAAACCAGACGTCGGCTCTGA GGCACCAAACCATCCTTCGCTCTCAAGAATGCATACAGGAGGGTCCCCGGCTCCGCTGGACGGACCGCATGTTTTACGACGGGAAGGTCTACCTGAGTCTGGAGCACAACGACACGTGGACGGCCCACGTACCACAGGCGGTGGCCCTCAAGGCGCTTTTGGACGAGCAGGTGGAGCGCACGAGGGCCGAGAGGATCCGCCTGCAGGAGGGGTGCACCCAGCTGATGAAAAACCTGAAGCTCTCAGAGGAACAGTCCG TTTCATCATTTCCTTGGCATCTGATTTTGATCCCAGTCATTTCACTGGCTTTTCTGGGGATAACTTTAGCAGCTTTTGTTATCTCTAAAACCAAGG ATTTGAGACACCCTGGAG GTGTCATTGGTTCTATCATTCATTACCCCCCAAAGTCAGAAGATGAAGTGTTTGAAGGTTACTCCGAGCTCCAGTGA
- the cdc20 gene encoding cell division cycle protein 20 homolog, with protein sequence MAQFGFENDIHSILKLDMPITNAPMMARWQRKGSSSNAAAGLSSLSPGKSVNVSQSSSKTPSKTPGKNKKTPSKMGGDRFIPIRNSKQMDVANFLLTKENEPVDANATNSSETQKFWSVSLNGYNIHDAKILHLGGQPLNAPEGYQNNLKVLYSQVTTPVSLKKTRYISLTAEKILDAPDIRNDFYLNLLDWSSRNLLAVALHNSVYLWDATQGDVTMLMKMEQEEDYICSLSWTKEGSYLAVGTSDCKVQLWDVENQKRLRSMASHTARVSSLSWNDHVLSSGSRSGLIHHHDVRVADHHIFTLSGHSQEVCGLKWSPDGRYLASGGNDNLVNLWPRVSEGNSSEPLHRWSEHQGGVKALAWCPWQSNILASGGGTSDRHIRIWNINSGSCISSLDTQSQISSLVFAPNYKELVSAHGYSHNNVVIWKYPSLTKVAELNGHENRVLNMILSPDCSTAATAAGDETIRLWKSFELDPIKKKTSERKPKSTSSVIHQSIR encoded by the exons ATGGCGCAGTTTGGGTTTGAGAACGACATCCACAGCATTTTAAAGCTGGACATGCCGATCACAAACGCTCCCATGATGGCGAGGTGGCAGAGGAAGGGCAGCTCGTCCAACGCAGCCGCCGGCCTGAGCAGCCTGTCGCCTGGAAAATCAGTCAATGTGTCGCAGAGCTCATCCAAAACGCCGAGCAAAACCCCAG ggaaaaacaaaaagacgcCTTCGAAGATGGGAGGCGATCGCTTCATTCCCATTAGAAACAGCAAACAGATGGACGTGGCGAATTTCCTGCTCACAAAGGAGAACGAACCGGTCGATGCAAACGCAACAAACTCATCC gaaacACAGAAGTTTTGGTCTGTGTCACTGAATGGATACAACATTCATGACGCAAAGATTTTACACCTTGGAGGACAACCACTGAATGCACCTGAAG GCTAtcaaaacaacttaaaggtCCTCTACAGTCAGGTTACGACCCCCGTCTCTCTGAAAAAGACCAGATACATAAGTTTAACTGCAGAAAAAATCCTGGACGCTCCTGATATTCGAAATGATTTTT ATTTAAATCTGCTTGACTGGAGCAGCAGGAATCTCCTCGCCGTGGCTCTGCACAACAGCGTGTACCTGTGGGACGCCACGCAGGGAGACGTTACTATGCTCATGAagatggagcaggaggaggactACATCTGCTCTCTGTCGTGGACGAAAGAAGGCAGCTACCTGGCTGTTGGAACGAGTGACTGCAAAGTTCAG TTGTGGGACGTTGAAAATCAGAAGCGCCTGCGCAGCATGGCCAGTCACACGGCGAGAGTTAGTAGTCTGAGCTGGAATGACCACGTTCTTTCCAG TGGCTCCAGATCGGGACTCATCCACCACCATGACGTGAGGGTGGCAGACCATCACATCTTCACACTCAGTGGTCACTCACAAGAGGTGTGTGGCCTTAAGTGGTCCCCTGACGGGCGATACCTGGCCAGTGGAGGCAATGACAACTTGGTGAACTTGTGGCCGCGCGTGTCTGAGGGAAACTCCAGCGAGCCGCTCCACCGCTGGAGCGAACACCAGGGAGGTGTCAAG GCTTTGGCCTGGTGTCCATGGCAGTCAAATATTCTGGCCTCAGGAGGTGGCACAAGTGACCGCCACATCCGCATATGGAACATAAACAGCGGCTCCTGCATCAGCTCACTTGACACTCAGTCTCAG ATCTCGTCACTCGTATTTGCACCAAACTACAAGGAGCTGGTCTCTGCCCATGGATATTCCCACAACAATGTTGTCATCTGGAAGTACCCTTCTCTTACTAAAGTTGCAGAACTTAATG gccATGAGAACAGAGTTCTTAATATGATTCTGAGCCCTGACTGCTCCACGGCTGCAACTGCTGCTGGAGATGAAACGATTCGCCTGTGGAAGAGCTTCGAGTTGGATCCGATTAAAAAGAAGACCAGCGAGAGGAAGCCCAAGTCGACCAGCAGCGTTATTCATCAGTCCATCAGATAG
- the elovl1a gene encoding elongation of very long chain fatty acids protein 1a isoform X1, producing the protein MLREAITSVTKFYSNLISRTDARVKDYPLMQSPIQMTSILVAYIFFSVYVGPRMMANRKPFGLNRAMITYNLCMVSLNAYIVYEFMMSGWATTFTWRCDLIDPSTSPQALRMVRVAWLFYFSKFIELLDTVFFVLRKKQSQITFLHVFHHSFMPWSWWWGVTLTPAGGMGSFHAMVNAAVHVIMYTYYGLSAAGPRFQKYLWWKKHMTAIQLTQFVLISVHISQYYVMEECYYQFPLWIHLIWMYGFFFFLLFSNFWVQAYIKGNRLPAVDHKPNQNGSTSEHVTIVANGKHHENGHAQHYANGKIVMGKVKKI; encoded by the exons ATGCTGCGAGAAGCCATAACAAGCGTCACAAAGTTCTACAGTAATCTGATAAGCAGAACTG ATGCCAGGGTCAAAGACTACCCTCTGATGCAGAGCCCCATCCAAATGACCAGCATCCTGGTGGCCTACATCTTCTTCTCTGTGTACGTTGGACCTCGCATGATGGCAAACCGCAAACCTTTCGGCCTCAACCGAGCTATGATCACCTACAACCTCTGCATGGTGTCTCTGAACGCCTACATTGTGTATGAG TTCATGATGTCTGGGTGGGCCACCACCTTCACATGGAGATGTGATCTGATCGACCCCTCCACCAGCCCACAGGCTCTCAGG ATGGTACGAGTGGCCTGGTTGTTCTATTTTTCAAAGTTCATTGAACTCCTAGACACA GTATTCTTTGTGCTGAGAAAGAAGCAAAGTCAGATCACATTTCTCCACGTCTTCCATCACTCCTTCATGCCCTGGTCATGGTGGTGGGGCGTCACCCTAACGCCTG CTGGGGGAATGGGATCCTTCCATGCTATGGTGAACGCAGCAGTCCACGTGATCATGTACACCTACTACGGCCTCTCGGCTGCAGGGCCTCGCTTTCAGAAGTATCTGTGGTGGAAGAAGCACATGACCGCCATCCAGCTG ACACAGTTTGTTCTGATTTCCGTTCACATCAGCCAGTACTACGTCATGGAAGAGTGCTACTATCAGTTCCCCCTGTGGATCCACCTGATCTGGATGTacggcttcttcttcttcctcctcttctccaaCTTTTGGGTGCAGGCCTACATAAAGGGCAACCGGCTTCCGGCTGTAGACCACAAGCCAAACCAGAACGGGTCGACCAGTGAACACGTCACCATAGTGGCCAATGGTAAACACCACGAAAATGGGCACGCTCAACACTACGCTAATGGCAAAATCGTCATGGGCAAAGTGAAGAAAATCTAA
- the elovl1a gene encoding elongation of very long chain fatty acids protein 1a isoform X2, protein MLREAITSVTKFYSNLISRTDARVKDYPLMQSPIQMTSILVAYIFFSVYVGPRMMANRKPFGLNRAMITYNLCMVSLNAYIVYEFMMSGWATTFTWRCDLIDPSTSPQALRMVRVAWLFYFSKFIELLDTVFFVLRKKQSQITFLHVFHHSFMPWSWWWGVTLTPAGGMGSFHAMVNAAVHVIMYTYYGLSAAGPRFQKYLWWKKHMTAIQLPVLRHGRVLLSVPPVDPPDLDVRLLLLPPLLQLLGAGLHKGQPASGCRPQAKPERVDQ, encoded by the exons ATGCTGCGAGAAGCCATAACAAGCGTCACAAAGTTCTACAGTAATCTGATAAGCAGAACTG ATGCCAGGGTCAAAGACTACCCTCTGATGCAGAGCCCCATCCAAATGACCAGCATCCTGGTGGCCTACATCTTCTTCTCTGTGTACGTTGGACCTCGCATGATGGCAAACCGCAAACCTTTCGGCCTCAACCGAGCTATGATCACCTACAACCTCTGCATGGTGTCTCTGAACGCCTACATTGTGTATGAG TTCATGATGTCTGGGTGGGCCACCACCTTCACATGGAGATGTGATCTGATCGACCCCTCCACCAGCCCACAGGCTCTCAGG ATGGTACGAGTGGCCTGGTTGTTCTATTTTTCAAAGTTCATTGAACTCCTAGACACA GTATTCTTTGTGCTGAGAAAGAAGCAAAGTCAGATCACATTTCTCCACGTCTTCCATCACTCCTTCATGCCCTGGTCATGGTGGTGGGGCGTCACCCTAACGCCTG CTGGGGGAATGGGATCCTTCCATGCTATGGTGAACGCAGCAGTCCACGTGATCATGTACACCTACTACGGCCTCTCGGCTGCAGGGCCTCGCTTTCAGAAGTATCTGTGGTGGAAGAAGCACATGACCGCCATCCAGCTG CCAGTACTACGTCATGGAAGAGTGCTACTATCAGTTCCCCCTGTGGATCCACCTGATCTGGATGTacggcttcttcttcttcctcctcttctccaaCTTTTGGGTGCAGGCCTACATAAAGGGCAACCGGCTTCCGGCTGTAGACCACAAGCCAAACCAGAACGGGTCGACCAGTGA